A window from Myxococcus fulvus encodes these proteins:
- a CDS encoding MarR family winged helix-turn-helix transcriptional regulator, with protein MVRLHKPFLEPLGLTFPQYLVILELLDGAPLPVGALGTRLDMDTGTITPLIKRLEAAGLVTRTRDPADERRVMVDLTPRGRALEAKVRGVNDKIKSACQLTDKGLNELRRTLEALAHPAAE; from the coding sequence ATGGTGCGCCTGCACAAGCCATTCCTTGAGCCGCTGGGTCTGACGTTTCCCCAGTACCTCGTGATTCTCGAACTATTGGATGGCGCGCCACTTCCCGTCGGCGCCCTTGGGACCCGCCTCGACATGGACACGGGCACCATCACGCCGCTGATCAAACGGCTTGAGGCAGCCGGACTGGTCACGCGGACGCGAGACCCTGCCGACGAACGCCGCGTGATGGTCGACCTGACTCCTCGCGGCCGCGCGCTTGAAGCCAAGGTCCGAGGCGTCAATGACAAGATCAAGTCTGCCTGCCAGCTCACCGACAAGGGCCTCAACGAGCTTCGTCGCACGCTGGAAGCGCTGGCGCACCCGGCGGCCGAATGA
- a CDS encoding NADPH:quinone oxidoreductase family protein translates to MKSWRAETLGAPGEVLKLVDIDVPAPGPGEALLRVLATNIGLPDRMMLEGRYFMKPLLPITPGQEVVGIVEAVGAGYPFPVGTRVIGGTRFADGFGGLAQYCLSPADGAVPAADDMPDEQAAAVLGTFHVAYVGLVNRAGAKTGETLLVLGGSGGTGSTAIQLAKALGLTVIATARGPGKAAFCRRQGADHVIDTEAGALGEEVRALTGGKGADIVYDTVGTPLVEQALQAIAVGGRYIMIGFAGGSGFPTIEPFKILTRGISLTGALHSVRTPEERDDALTVLGRLFSDGAISMPIDEIVPFTRAPQALDRLGGEVHGKLIVAGSTAH, encoded by the coding sequence ATGAAATCCTGGCGTGCCGAGACCCTTGGGGCGCCCGGCGAGGTCCTGAAGCTGGTCGATATCGACGTACCCGCGCCGGGACCGGGAGAGGCGCTGCTTCGGGTGCTGGCGACCAACATCGGCCTGCCCGACCGCATGATGCTGGAGGGCCGGTATTTCATGAAGCCCCTCCTACCAATCACTCCTGGCCAGGAGGTGGTCGGCATCGTCGAGGCCGTGGGTGCAGGGTACCCGTTCCCCGTTGGGACTCGGGTGATCGGCGGAACCCGATTCGCTGATGGCTTCGGCGGCCTGGCGCAATATTGCCTGTCGCCGGCCGATGGCGCCGTACCGGCCGCCGACGATATGCCCGACGAGCAGGCTGCGGCCGTTCTCGGCACGTTCCACGTCGCCTATGTCGGACTGGTCAATCGCGCGGGCGCGAAAACCGGGGAGACGCTGCTGGTGCTGGGTGGCTCAGGCGGCACCGGCTCGACCGCGATCCAACTGGCCAAGGCGCTGGGCCTTACCGTGATCGCCACGGCGCGCGGACCCGGCAAGGCTGCTTTCTGCCGCAGGCAAGGTGCCGACCACGTCATCGATACCGAGGCGGGCGCGCTCGGCGAAGAAGTCCGTGCGCTGACTGGAGGCAAGGGCGCCGACATCGTCTACGATACTGTCGGCACACCGTTGGTCGAACAGGCGCTGCAGGCCATCGCCGTCGGCGGTCGCTACATCATGATCGGCTTCGCCGGCGGCTCAGGATTTCCGACGATCGAGCCGTTCAAGATCCTGACGCGCGGCATCTCGCTGACCGGCGCGCTGCACAGCGTACGCACGCCCGAGGAGCGCGATGACGCGCTCACAGTGCTTGGGCGACTGTTCTCCGACGGGGCGATCTCCATGCCGATTGATGAGATCGTGCCTTTCACCAGAGCGCCGCAAGCGCTCGATCGTCTGGGAGGTGAAGTCCACGGCAAGCTGATCGTCGCGGGCAGCACGGCCCATTGA
- a CDS encoding NADPH-dependent F420 reductase encodes MPRDASGRSFMTMKIGILGAGNIGTTLARRLAAARHEVKVANSRGPETIAAKALDTGARATTAEEAAKDVDVLILSMPQTAFAKVKPLVAALPNEAVVIDTSNYFPQRDGVNPALEAGEVESEWLQTLLGRPVVKAWNAIGTAPFAENDKPRGHPERSAIPIAGDRAEDREVAMALMDDTGFDGFDAGTLAESWRQQPGSPVYCTNLRRDQIAPALAAAERDRLPKRRDLSVAIFAERFGAGVNPDAETIIRISRALQM; translated from the coding sequence ATGCCGCGCGACGCAAGCGGAAGGAGCTTCATGACGATGAAGATCGGCATCCTCGGCGCAGGCAACATCGGTACGACGCTGGCCCGCAGACTCGCTGCCGCCAGACATGAGGTGAAGGTCGCGAACTCCCGTGGACCGGAAACGATCGCGGCGAAAGCGCTGGACACCGGCGCGCGCGCCACCACCGCGGAGGAGGCGGCAAAGGATGTCGATGTCCTGATCCTCTCCATGCCGCAGACGGCGTTCGCGAAAGTGAAGCCGTTGGTCGCGGCCCTCCCCAATGAAGCGGTGGTGATCGACACCTCGAACTATTTCCCGCAACGCGACGGTGTGAATCCGGCGCTCGAAGCGGGCGAGGTCGAGAGCGAGTGGCTCCAGACCTTGCTGGGACGCCCGGTCGTCAAGGCATGGAACGCGATCGGCACGGCTCCCTTTGCCGAGAACGACAAGCCCAGGGGGCATCCGGAACGGAGCGCGATCCCGATCGCAGGCGATCGTGCGGAAGACCGTGAGGTGGCCATGGCCTTGATGGACGACACCGGCTTCGATGGGTTCGACGCTGGCACGCTCGCCGAATCATGGAGGCAGCAACCCGGCTCGCCCGTCTATTGCACCAACCTGCGCCGGGATCAGATCGCTCCGGCATTGGCAGCGGCGGAGCGGGACCGGCTTCCCAAGCGGCGCGACCTTTCGGTCGCCATCTTCGCGGAGCGCTTCGGCGCGGGGGTGAACCCCGATGCCGAAACAATCATCCGGATCAGTCGCGCGCTGCAGATGTAG
- a CDS encoding NADPH-dependent F420 reductase: MRIGILGTGFMGTTLARKLAAAGHDVTVANSRGPETIEGDVLETGARAAIAQDAVRGADVVILAMPHPGFEKIRPLISALPEETTVIDISNYFPGRDPVNPELEAGKPETVWTQEFFGRPVAKAWNAIGMVAFKNDGRPKGEPGRIAVPLAGDRARDREVAMTLIDETGFDGFDTGELAGSWRQQPGSPVYITDLTHAEMGAALASAERDRLPKRRDLSAQVFAERVGERASPDAETVRRIARALFM; the protein is encoded by the coding sequence ATGAGAATCGGAATTCTCGGAACGGGTTTCATGGGGACGACCCTCGCCCGCAAGCTCGCCGCCGCAGGGCATGACGTGACCGTGGCGAATTCGCGCGGACCCGAGACCATCGAAGGCGACGTGCTCGAAACCGGCGCGCGTGCGGCGATTGCGCAGGACGCGGTTCGCGGGGCCGATGTCGTGATCCTGGCGATGCCGCATCCCGGCTTCGAGAAGATCCGGCCTCTGATTTCGGCTCTGCCCGAGGAGACGACGGTGATCGACATCTCGAACTATTTTCCCGGTCGCGACCCCGTGAACCCTGAACTCGAAGCGGGCAAGCCGGAAACCGTCTGGACCCAGGAGTTCTTCGGACGACCTGTCGCCAAGGCGTGGAATGCGATTGGCATGGTTGCCTTCAAGAACGATGGACGCCCGAAGGGCGAGCCGGGCCGCATCGCGGTTCCGCTCGCTGGCGACAGGGCGCGCGATCGCGAGGTCGCGATGACATTGATCGACGAGACCGGGTTCGATGGGTTCGACACGGGCGAGCTCGCTGGTTCCTGGCGGCAGCAGCCCGGCTCGCCGGTCTACATCACCGATCTTACCCATGCAGAGATGGGGGCGGCACTCGCATCGGCCGAGCGCGACAGGTTGCCGAAGCGGCGCGACCTTTCGGCGCAGGTGTTCGCGGAGCGGGTCGGCGAGCGGGCCTCGCCCGATGCGGAGACGGTTCGGAGGATCGCGCGGGCCTTGTTCATGTGA
- a CDS encoding ion transporter encodes MYRSSEQSPVGGFRARLHTIIFEADTPAGKAFDVALMWAILFSVVAVMLESVTPVRERYGAALSIAEWAFTAIFATEYVLRLIAVRRPLDYARSFFGLVDLLAILPSFLSVLFPGAQTLLVVRVLRLLRVFRVLKLGHLLGQAEILMTALRASRGKITVFLGFVLTVVVIMGSVMYLVEGEAHGFDSIPRAMYWAVVTMTTVGFGDITPKTIPGQFIASVLMIMGYGILAVPTGIVSVELAAAARGPVDTQACPGCGNQGHDLDARFCKACGTALDWKTPKPPSTP; translated from the coding sequence GTGTACAGGTCCTCCGAGCAGAGCCCCGTGGGCGGCTTCCGCGCCCGTCTCCACACCATCATCTTCGAGGCCGACACACCGGCGGGGAAGGCGTTCGACGTGGCCCTGATGTGGGCCATCCTGTTCAGCGTCGTCGCGGTGATGTTGGAGAGCGTCACACCCGTGCGTGAGCGCTACGGCGCCGCGCTCTCCATCGCGGAGTGGGCCTTCACCGCCATCTTCGCCACGGAGTACGTGCTGCGGCTCATCGCCGTCCGCCGTCCGCTGGACTATGCGCGCAGCTTCTTCGGCCTCGTGGACCTGCTGGCCATCCTGCCCTCGTTCCTGAGCGTGCTGTTCCCGGGCGCCCAGACGTTGCTGGTGGTCCGAGTGCTCCGCCTGCTGCGCGTCTTCCGCGTGCTGAAGCTGGGGCACCTGCTGGGACAGGCCGAGATTCTGATGACGGCGCTGCGCGCGAGCCGGGGGAAGATCACCGTCTTCCTCGGCTTCGTCCTGACGGTGGTCGTCATCATGGGCTCCGTCATGTACCTGGTGGAGGGCGAGGCCCACGGCTTCGACAGCATCCCGCGCGCCATGTACTGGGCCGTGGTGACGATGACGACGGTGGGCTTCGGCGACATCACGCCCAAGACGATTCCGGGACAGTTCATCGCATCGGTGTTGATGATCATGGGCTACGGCATCCTCGCGGTGCCCACGGGCATCGTCTCCGTGGAGCTGGCCGCCGCCGCCCGAGGCCCCGTGGACACCCAGGCGTGCCCGGGCTGTGGCAACCAGGGACACGACCTGGACGCGCGCTTCTGCAAGGCCTGTGGGACGGCGCTGGACTGGAAGACGCCGAAGCCTCCGTCCACGCCCTGA
- a CDS encoding NAD-dependent epimerase/dehydratase family protein: MNLFITGATGFIGGTLAVDLKARGHSIRGLARDEAKARKLAALGIEPVLGDLDNVAVLTAEARRADGVINAASSDHEQAIRALIEGVKGSGKPLLHTSGSSVIGDDVKGDALSPNVFDEDTPFIVEPEKRARHALDNSVLAAPGARGIVLCNTMIYGTGKGLSRDSVQIPPLVAQARKSGVVRVVGKGVNRWSNVHIDDVSALYALALEKAPAGAFYFVENGEASYAELGEAIAARLKLGPVQSWSVEEASREWGEGHARYSFGSNSRVRGKRARRELGWAPRHDSVTRWIREEMPLD, from the coding sequence ATGAACCTCTTCATCACTGGCGCCACCGGCTTCATTGGCGGCACCCTGGCCGTGGACCTCAAGGCCCGGGGCCATTCGATTCGTGGACTGGCGCGCGATGAAGCCAAGGCCCGGAAGCTGGCGGCGCTCGGCATCGAGCCCGTCCTGGGGGACCTGGACAACGTCGCGGTGCTCACGGCGGAGGCCCGGCGCGCGGACGGTGTCATCAACGCCGCGAGCAGCGACCACGAGCAGGCCATCCGCGCCTTGATTGAAGGCGTGAAGGGCTCGGGCAAGCCGCTACTGCACACCAGCGGCTCCAGCGTCATCGGCGACGACGTGAAGGGCGACGCGCTGTCACCCAACGTGTTCGACGAGGACACGCCGTTCATCGTCGAGCCCGAGAAGCGGGCCCGGCACGCGCTCGACAACAGCGTCCTCGCCGCGCCGGGGGCTCGGGGCATCGTGCTGTGCAACACGATGATCTACGGCACGGGGAAGGGCCTGAGCCGCGACAGCGTGCAGATTCCTCCGCTGGTGGCACAGGCTCGCAAGAGCGGCGTGGTGCGCGTCGTCGGCAAGGGCGTCAACCGCTGGTCCAACGTCCACATCGATGACGTCTCGGCGCTCTACGCCCTGGCACTGGAGAAGGCTCCGGCGGGGGCGTTCTACTTCGTCGAGAATGGCGAGGCGTCCTACGCGGAGCTCGGCGAGGCCATCGCGGCGCGGCTGAAGCTGGGCCCGGTGCAGTCCTGGTCCGTGGAGGAGGCGTCGCGCGAGTGGGGCGAGGGTCATGCACGCTACTCGTTCGGCTCCAACAGCCGGGTGCGCGGCAAGCGTGCGCGGCGTGAGTTGGGCTGGGCGCCTCGGCACGACTCGGTGACGCGCTGGATTCGCGAGGAGATGCCCCTGGATTGA
- a CDS encoding PQQ-dependent sugar dehydrogenase has protein sequence MRSLLASLACTSLLTLTGTSHAQPAGKPADQGGNLAPGQAKGSQQTDPRQGPNPTGAPVEQAPPNVPEFKPAFPGQTRAPGVQTRTALQVTEVASGFNKPWAIAFLPDKRMLVTEKPTGKLFIVTPEGKKSPAIAGIPKVDGRNQGGLLDVEVGPDYGTSGLIYWTYYEPRKGGNGLTVARAKLVDGPKPKVEGLKVIFRMEPTLESTLHAGGRLVFTPDGKLFVTLGERSIMEGRVQARDLKSDFGKIVRINPDGSIPKDNPFVGQKDARPEIWTLGHRNILSAALDSKGRLWEVEMGPRGGDELNLIERGKDYGWPTIGYGEEYSGEPIHKTTQGPGMEQPVYYWDPVISPSGMTIYSGELFPEWKGNFFIGGLSSAALVRLVLENDRVVGEERLLMDQKARIREVVQGPEGALYLLTDDSNGKLLKVTPR, from the coding sequence ATGCGTTCCCTGTTGGCGTCCCTGGCTTGTACTTCCCTGCTGACCCTCACTGGGACCTCGCATGCACAGCCCGCGGGCAAACCCGCGGACCAGGGCGGCAACCTGGCCCCCGGGCAGGCGAAGGGCAGTCAGCAGACGGACCCTCGGCAGGGGCCCAATCCCACGGGCGCTCCCGTCGAGCAGGCCCCGCCCAACGTCCCCGAGTTCAAGCCGGCCTTCCCTGGCCAGACGCGGGCGCCTGGAGTCCAGACTCGCACGGCCCTGCAGGTCACCGAGGTCGCCTCCGGCTTCAACAAGCCCTGGGCCATCGCGTTCCTGCCGGACAAGCGGATGCTCGTCACGGAGAAGCCGACGGGGAAGCTCTTCATCGTCACGCCCGAGGGCAAGAAGTCGCCGGCCATCGCGGGCATTCCCAAGGTGGATGGTCGCAACCAGGGCGGTCTGCTCGACGTCGAGGTGGGCCCTGATTACGGGACCAGTGGCCTCATCTACTGGACCTATTACGAGCCCCGGAAGGGCGGCAACGGCCTCACGGTGGCACGCGCCAAGCTGGTGGATGGACCCAAGCCCAAGGTCGAGGGCCTGAAGGTCATCTTCCGCATGGAGCCGACGCTCGAGTCCACGCTGCACGCGGGGGGCCGCCTCGTCTTCACTCCGGACGGGAAGCTGTTCGTCACGCTGGGCGAGCGCTCCATCATGGAGGGCCGCGTCCAGGCTCGCGACCTCAAGAGCGACTTCGGGAAGATCGTCCGCATCAACCCGGACGGCTCCATCCCGAAGGACAACCCCTTCGTGGGGCAGAAGGACGCGCGGCCGGAGATCTGGACGCTGGGGCACCGGAACATCCTGTCCGCGGCGCTCGACAGCAAGGGGCGGCTCTGGGAGGTGGAGATGGGGCCGCGGGGTGGTGATGAGCTCAACCTCATCGAGCGCGGCAAGGACTACGGCTGGCCCACCATCGGCTACGGCGAGGAGTACTCCGGCGAGCCCATCCACAAGACGACCCAGGGCCCGGGCATGGAGCAGCCGGTGTACTACTGGGACCCGGTGATTTCGCCCTCGGGCATGACCATCTACTCCGGCGAGCTGTTCCCCGAGTGGAAGGGCAACTTCTTCATCGGTGGCTTGTCCAGCGCGGCCCTCGTGCGACTGGTGCTCGAGAACGACCGCGTCGTGGGTGAGGAGCGGCTGCTGATGGACCAGAAGGCCCGCATCCGCGAGGTCGTCCAGGGCCCGGAGGGCGCGCTGTACCTGCTCACCGATGACTCGAACGGCAAGCTGCTGAAGGTGACGCCGCGCTGA
- a CDS encoding DUF262 domain-containing protein, with the protein MKNFDSRAYSINDFVEWNKNKQLELSPKFQRRNVWSDNARSYLMDTIIRGKPIPKFFIRQKLNPTTKASTREVVDGQQRLRTILLFLDDGFQISKKHNDKYGGLFFSQLAQVDDEVQANILNYELAVDLLVNMPDAEILDIFGRLNSYAITLNQQEKINADHFGPFKLLADDLGHRYHEFWTSNKILTDNAILRMAEVTLTADLLIAMLEGMKAKKKIQSFYNLYEKNYPYNIETPSKEFDAVIKIISGVFPDTLKTSELRRIHLFYSLFTAVYHMNYGIPGCSFPRKTITPANYAKVRGALDSIDSIFDPTSNQLGPLEKQFLEDSRRATTDEPVRVRRTKYIVNILNNAL; encoded by the coding sequence ATGAAAAATTTTGACTCCAGAGCCTACAGCATCAACGACTTCGTCGAATGGAACAAAAACAAACAACTTGAACTCTCGCCGAAATTCCAACGAAGGAACGTATGGAGCGACAACGCGCGCTCCTACCTAATGGATACAATCATCAGAGGAAAACCCATTCCTAAATTCTTTATCAGACAAAAGCTAAATCCAACCACCAAGGCATCCACTCGGGAAGTCGTCGACGGACAACAACGCCTCCGCACGATTCTTCTATTCCTCGATGATGGCTTTCAGATCAGCAAGAAGCACAACGACAAGTATGGCGGCCTCTTCTTTAGTCAACTCGCCCAGGTAGACGACGAAGTCCAAGCAAACATCCTCAATTACGAGCTCGCCGTCGATCTCCTGGTCAACATGCCTGACGCAGAGATTCTCGACATATTCGGGCGACTAAACTCATACGCAATCACCCTCAATCAACAGGAGAAAATAAATGCCGACCATTTCGGCCCCTTTAAGCTACTAGCCGATGACCTCGGGCACAGATATCATGAATTCTGGACATCAAACAAAATCCTAACCGACAACGCAATCCTTCGCATGGCCGAAGTGACCCTAACCGCCGATCTCCTAATTGCAATGCTTGAGGGGATGAAGGCCAAGAAGAAAATTCAGAGCTTCTACAATCTCTACGAGAAAAACTACCCCTACAACATCGAAACCCCAAGCAAGGAGTTCGACGCAGTCATCAAGATAATCTCGGGGGTATTCCCAGACACACTCAAGACCTCCGAGCTTAGACGGATCCATCTATTCTACAGTCTCTTTACTGCAGTATACCACATGAACTATGGCATTCCCGGATGCTCATTTCCGCGAAAAACCATCACGCCCGCAAACTACGCTAAGGTTCGTGGCGCGCTAGATAGTATCGATAGCATTTTCGATCCCACAAGCAATCAACTCGGCCCTCTCGAGAAACAGTTTCTGGAAGACAGCCGGCGCGCGACCACCGACGAACCGGTACGCGTTCGGCGAACGAAATACATTGTAAACATACTCAACAACGCACTCTAG
- a CDS encoding 2OG-Fe(II) oxygenase produces MRSAVSVETRLDALDWAGLGAELDARGCATLSGLLTPEECGALSALYPEDAPFRSRVVMGRHGFGRGEYKYFAHPLPDLVARLRTSLYPGLASIANRWNETLRIDVRYPEMHAAYLQRCHAAEQLRPTPLLLQYGEGDYNCLHQDLYGDEVFPLQVAILLSEPDRDFSGGELVLTEQRPRMQSRVEVVPLRQGDGVIFPVHHRPVQGTRGVYRVNMRHGVSRIRSGHRHTVGIIFHDAS; encoded by the coding sequence ATGCGCAGCGCGGTTTCCGTGGAGACGAGGCTGGATGCGCTCGACTGGGCCGGGCTCGGCGCGGAGCTGGATGCGCGCGGATGTGCCACGCTGAGCGGCTTGCTCACGCCCGAGGAGTGCGGCGCCTTGTCGGCGCTATACCCCGAGGATGCGCCGTTTCGCAGTCGGGTCGTCATGGGGCGCCATGGCTTCGGGCGAGGGGAATACAAGTACTTCGCCCATCCGCTCCCGGACCTCGTGGCCCGACTGCGGACCTCGCTCTATCCCGGGCTCGCGTCCATCGCGAATCGGTGGAACGAAACGCTGCGCATCGACGTGCGATACCCCGAGATGCACGCCGCTTATCTCCAGCGGTGTCACGCGGCGGAGCAACTCCGGCCGACACCCTTGCTGCTCCAGTACGGAGAAGGGGACTACAACTGCCTGCATCAGGACCTCTACGGTGACGAGGTCTTCCCGCTCCAGGTGGCCATTCTCTTGTCCGAGCCGGACCGCGACTTCTCCGGTGGCGAGCTGGTGCTCACCGAGCAGCGTCCTCGCATGCAGTCTCGCGTGGAGGTCGTGCCGCTTCGGCAGGGGGATGGGGTCATCTTTCCGGTCCATCATCGCCCCGTGCAGGGGACTCGCGGCGTCTACCGCGTCAACATGCGTCACGGAGTCAGCCGCATCCGCTCCGGTCACCGGCACACGGTGGGCATCATCTTCCACGACGCGAGCTGA
- a CDS encoding glutaminase — protein MDDFQAVLDEVMTAVLPVVGQGRVANYIPALAAVDPSRFGMALATLDGQVFGVGDWRTPFSVQSISKVFALALTLARDGDALWRRVGKEPSGNPFNSLVQLEYEQGVPRNPFINAGALVVTDRLLSLTGDSRGLLREFLREESGNASVDFDPVVAASEAEHGHRNSALAHFMASYGNIENPVPRVLEHYFWQCSLRMSCADLARACGFLARHGQGASGRRLLTRSQAKQVNAVMLTCGTYDAAGEFAYRVGLPCKSGVGGGIIAVIPNRCGLCVWSPGLDAHGNSVAGVEALDRFTTLTGLSVF, from the coding sequence ATGGACGACTTCCAGGCGGTTCTCGACGAGGTGATGACGGCCGTCCTGCCGGTGGTGGGGCAGGGCCGTGTGGCCAACTACATCCCCGCGCTGGCCGCGGTGGACCCATCGCGGTTCGGCATGGCGTTGGCCACGCTCGATGGTCAGGTCTTCGGCGTGGGTGATTGGCGCACGCCCTTCTCGGTGCAGAGCATCTCGAAGGTCTTCGCGTTGGCGCTGACGCTCGCGAGAGACGGGGACGCGCTGTGGCGCAGGGTGGGGAAGGAGCCCTCGGGCAATCCGTTCAACTCCCTGGTGCAGCTCGAGTACGAGCAGGGTGTGCCCCGCAATCCGTTCATCAACGCGGGGGCGCTGGTTGTCACGGACCGGCTGCTCAGCCTCACCGGGGACTCACGCGGTCTGCTGCGGGAGTTCCTGCGTGAGGAGAGCGGCAATGCCTCGGTGGACTTCGACCCGGTCGTCGCCGCGTCCGAGGCCGAGCATGGCCATCGCAACTCCGCGCTGGCGCACTTCATGGCGAGCTACGGGAACATCGAGAACCCGGTGCCTCGCGTGCTCGAGCACTACTTCTGGCAGTGCTCCTTGCGCATGAGCTGCGCGGACCTGGCGCGTGCTTGTGGATTCCTGGCGCGACATGGGCAGGGCGCCTCGGGGAGGAGACTGCTCACGCGCAGTCAGGCCAAGCAGGTCAACGCGGTGATGCTCACCTGCGGCACCTACGACGCCGCGGGCGAGTTCGCCTATCGCGTGGGCCTGCCGTGCAAGAGTGGTGTCGGTGGCGGCATCATCGCCGTCATCCCGAATCGCTGTGGTTTGTGTGTGTGGAGCCCGGGGCTCGATGCCCACGGGAACTCTGTCGCGGGTGTGGAAGCCCTGGATCGGTTCACGACGCTCACGGGCCTCTCGGTGTTCTGA
- a CDS encoding DUF488 domain-containing protein — translation MPIKTRRWCVPGEPDDGWRVLICRYRPRGLPKAKETWDEWRRELAPSPDLFDAFYGKGQTPITLDAYRARYLEEMQSQREIITSLARRVDAGETVTLLCSKDCILEPVCHRTILAELIQSARGT, via the coding sequence ATGCCCATCAAGACCCGTCGCTGGTGTGTCCCTGGCGAGCCCGATGACGGCTGGAGAGTCCTCATCTGCCGCTACAGGCCCCGCGGCCTCCCCAAGGCCAAGGAGACCTGGGACGAGTGGCGCCGCGAGCTCGCCCCCAGCCCCGACCTCTTCGACGCCTTCTATGGAAAGGGCCAGACGCCCATCACCCTGGACGCCTACCGCGCCCGCTATCTCGAAGAGATGCAGTCCCAGCGTGAAATCATCACGTCACTGGCCCGCCGCGTGGACGCGGGCGAAACCGTGACGCTCCTCTGCTCCAAGGACTGCATCCTGGAGCCGGTGTGTCACCGCACGATTCTCGCCGAGCTCATCCAGTCCGCCCGGGGCACCTGA